The nucleotide window CGACAAAATGATGTAGTGACTGGTGGCGCGAGCGTGTGGCCTGCGGCGCCAGGTGTGCGGCCATGGGCTCCACGCTCTTGCGCGAAAGCGGTGCCATCAGCCCGGTGCAGTACCCGCGCAGCCCGGCCTGCCGGTCTGCATGACCAAGCCCGCCACCCAGGTGCGCGAGGTAGCGCTCAAACTCTTGAAGTTCTTCCATCAAGGCTCACCTCCTGCGCGACGATTCTCGCATAAGGCCTTGATTTTATTAACACAGTAAGACTAGGCGCGGCGCTCCTGGCGCATTCCACGCAGCCCGAAGCCCTGGCAAGCGCGGACCGGAGCAGACAGGTCTTTGATGTGTATCATTTTGTATATTGACCTGTATCCAGCATCTATTCCCCCGGCAGCGCGGAGATGACGTGCAACAACAACAGAGACGAAGGCTTCCGTCATGCGCATGAATGTGCCTGTCACCCAGTGCAACTACGACTATCCGGGCGGCGAACTGCTGGTTTCCAGTACCAACACGCGGGGTGAGATCACCCATTGCAATCCTGCCTTCGTGCGCGTGAGCGGCTATGACTACGGCGAACTGATCGGCCAGCCGCACAACATCATTCGCCATCCCGACATGCCCGCGCTGGCGTTCAAGGACCTGTGGGCCACGGTGGGGCGCGGCAAACCGTGGACCGGCCTGGTGAAGAACCGGCGCAAGAACGGCGACCACTACTGGGTGCGCGCCAACGTCACGCCGATCATGGAAGGTGGCAAGCCCGTGGGCTATCTGTCGGTGCGCACCAAGCCTGCGGCGCAGGAGGCCGCCGCCGCCGAGGCGCTGTACGCGCGCATGCGCGCCGAAGCCGCCCAGGGCCGGACCACGCTGGCCTTGCGCGGCGGCGAGCTGGTGGTGGGCGGCGTGCGCGGCTGGCTGAAGCGCGTGCGCCGCCTCGGCGTTACCGTGCGCATGGCGCTGACGCTGGCGGCCCTCTCCAGCACCGTGCTGCTGGCCGACGTGCTGGCCCTGCAGGGCGCGCAGGCGCTGCTGTGGCGCGTGGCCGCGCTGGCGGGGGTCGGTGCCGGCATGGTCGCCTACTGCCACTTCCAGTTCAGCGCAGCGCTGAGGGAGGCCGAGCGCTTCGCCAGCGACATCGCGGGATGCAACCTGGCCACCACGGCGCGCACCGACTTTCCCAGCACGCTGGGCACCGTGCTGCGGCGCCTGGTGCAGATCCAGGTCAACCTGCGTGCCGTGGTGGGCGACGTGCGGGCCGAGGTGCAGGGCTTTTCCGGCGTCGCCGGGCAGATCGCCCAGGGCAGCACCGAACTGGCGCAGCGCACCGGCGCCCAGGCGGGCAACCTGCTGCAAACCACGCAGGCGATGCGCCAGCTTTCCGACACGGTGGCCGACACCGTGCGCGCCACCGAGGCCATGGAGGCCGAGAGCGCGCGCAGCATGGCCGTGGCGCGGCGCGGCAGCGCGGCGATCGCCGAGGTGGGCGCGTCGATGGAGCACATCCGCCAGTCGTCCGCGCGCATGGGCGAGATCATCAGCACCATCGAGAACATCGCGTTCCAGACCAACATGCTGGCGCTGAACGCCGCCGTCGAAGCCGCGCGCGCTGGCGAGCAGGGCCGGGGCTTTGCCGTGGTGGCGGGCGAGGTGCGCGCACTGGCCCAGCGCAGCGCCATGGCGGCCAAGGAAATCAGCGGCCTGATCGGCCAGTCGGTGGAGGGTATCGCCGAAGGCAACCAGCGCATGGTGCAGGCGGGCGGCACCATCGAGGACATGGTGCGCCTGGCCGAGCAGGTGTCGGGGCAGATGCACACCATCACCGACGCCACGCGCGGCCAGTCCGAGGGCATCACCCAGGTCAACCAGGCCATGCTGCAGCTCGACCAGGTGACCCAGCGCAATGCCGCCCAGGTGGAGGAATCCACGGCGGCCGCGCAGATGCTGCGCGCGGGCGCGCAGTCGCTGGAGCGCAGCGTGGCCGTGTTCAGACTGTGACCACGGAAAAGGCAGCACAGGAGGAATAAACAATGATGTCACCATGGTGATAGTTGTTTTTGTGCGTGCTCGAGAATTGTTTTTGATCAATCTGGCATCCAACGCATGCCCAGGAGGTTGCTGCTTTTTTATACTGAGTTGACATTCAGCAACATTCCGGCCATGCGCACGAACCTCCCCGTTACCCAGCAGGAGTACGACTACCCTGGTGAAGAGCTCCTGATGTCGACCACCGACACCAAGGGCGTCATCACCCACTGCAATGCCGCCTTCATGCGCGTGAGCGGGTTTGAGTTCGACGAACTCATCGGGCAACCCCACAACATCGTGCGCCATCCCGACATGCCGCCCGAGGCCTATAAGGACCTGTGGGCCACCATCGGCCATGGCCGCAGCTGGACGGGCATCGTGAAGAACCGGCGCAAGAATGGCGACCACTACTGGGTGCGCGCCAGCGTCACGCCGCTGGTGGAAAACGGCAAGCCCAAGGGCTATATGTCGGTGCGGGCGAAGCCCACGCGCGCCGAGGTGGCCGCCGCCGAGCAGCTGTACGAGCGCCTGCGCCGTGAGCGCGAGGCCGGCCGCCCGACCATCCGCCTGCATGCCGGGCGCGTGCGACCCATGGGCTGGCGCGACTGGCTGGGGCGCTGGCAGCGCGCCAGCATCACCCAGCGCATGGCCGGGCTGCTGGGCCTGCTGGTGCTGGCGGGGCTGGCGCCGGGCGCCATGGGCTGGACAGGCCCGGCGGTGCTGGCCGGACAGGCCCTGGCACTGGTGCTGCTGGCCGCGTTCATCGTCTGGCGCGTGGATTCCAGCATCACCAAGTCCTTGACCGACGCCAACCTGCTGGCGCGTGACATCGCAGGCTGCAACCTTGTCACCGTGGTCAGCGGCGGGCGCGGCCGTCACCCTATGGTGCTGCTGACGGAGCGGCTGCAGCAGATCCAGATCAACCTGCGCGCCGTGGTGGGCGATGCGCGCGGCGAGATCTCCGGCTTCGGCGAAATCTCCGGCGAGATGCACCGCAGCGCCCAGCACCTGGCCGAGCGCACCGAGTCGCAGGCCGCGAGCCTGGAGGAAACGGCGGCGTCGATGGAGGAACTGTCGGCCACCGTGCGACAGTCCGGCGACACGGCGCAGCAGATCGCCAAGGAGAGCGAGCGCAGCGCCCAACTGGCGCGCGAGGGCGGACAGGCCGTGGCCACGGTCACCCAGGTGATGCAGTCCATCGAGGATTCGTCGCGCCAGATGGGGCAGATCATCTCCACCATCGAGGGCATTGCGTTCCAGACCAACATCCTGGCGCTCAACGCCGCCGTCGAGGCGGCGCGCGCGGGCGAGCAGGGCAAGGGCTTCGCCGTAGTGGCGGGCGAGGTGCGCGCGCTGGCGCAGCGCAGCGCCCAGGCGGCGGGCGAGATCCGCGCGCTCATCGGCACCTCGAACACGCATGTGGCGCATGGCGCGGGCCAGGTGCAGGCCGCGGGCAAGACCATCGCCCAGGTGGTCGATTCGGCCGCCTACGTGAACCAGTTGATGGAACAGATCGGCACCGCCGCGCGCGAGCAGACCATGGGCATCGCCCAGGTCAACACTGCCGTGGTGGAGCTGAACCACGTCACGCAGCAGAACGCCGCGCTGGTGCAGGAGTCGGCCGACGCCGCCAACCACATGAACGCCAACGCCGGCGTGCTCGGGCGCACGCTGGCGGTGTTCCGCCTGCCGGGCGACCGCAGCTGAACGCTGGGCCGCGTTTCAGGCCTGCCTGCAGGCTGCGTCCGCCGCCACCGGGCCCTGTCCCCGCAGTGCGGCCGCCATGCGGGGCAGCATCGGGGCGAGCGCAGCGTCGTCCGGCGCGCAGGCCAGGCCCAGGTGCCGGGCGAAAGGCAGGGCCGCATCCAGCGGGCGCGCGATGCAGCGCGGCGCATGCGCTGCGTGCGACTGCGGCACCACGGCCAGGCCCAGGCCCAGCTCCACCATCTGCAGCAGGGCTTCCTCGCGCGCGGCGCTGGCCCGTACCTCGAAGGTGATGCCCTGTTCGGCCAGCAGCCGGGCGAAGCGCTCGTGCAGCGGGCAGTAGGGGCGCTCGATCAGCGGCAGGCCCTGCAGGTCGGCCAGGGCGAAGCGGGCCTTGAAGCGCAGCGGGTGCCGCTCGGGCACGAGCATCACGTAGGGTTCGCGCGCCACGCTCTCGAACAGGTCGCCTTCGGGCTTGCAGTGGTCGGCCACGAGGCGCAGCCGTGCCTCGCCGGGCGTGGCGGTCAGGCGGATCTGTGCGGCGGGCCAGTGGGCGTCAAGCCAGGAGAGCAGGGGCGCCGCGCTGCGCAGCAGCACGTCGTCGGGCAGGTGGATGCCCAGCACCTCGCGCGGCGCCTCGCGGAAGTCGCGCACCATCGCCCCGGCCTGCGCCAGCAGGCTGCACGCGCGCGGGTAGAGCCGCTCGCCCGCGGGCGTGGGGGCCAGGCCCGCGCGGCTGCGCTCGAACAGCAGAGTGCCCAGCACGTCCTCCAGCCCCTTGATGGCCATGCTGATCGAAGGCTGCGCCACGTGGCAGCGGCGCGCGGCGGCGGTGACGCCGCCTTCCTCGTAGGCAGCGACGAAGTAGCCCAGGGCGCGCAGGTCGAACAGCATGGCGTGGCGGTGCTCAGGCGCCCGTGGGCGCGATGGTGGTGACGGTCTCGCGGAAGTAGTCGAGCCGGCCCTGGACGGAGTGGCTCACGATCCAGGTCAGGCTCTCCACCTCGCGCTGCTGTACGGCGTAGAAGAAACGCTGGTGGAAGCGCGTGAGTACCCAGTCGTTGCCCAGCGTCTGGCTCTCGGTCTCCACGATGCGCGTGCCGCGCGGAAAGACCTCCACCGCCAGGCGCTGCAGCACGGCCAGCAGGCCGGCTTTATCGCGCGCCTGCTGCCAAGACACGTCGGCCGTGTCGCGGTAGTGGTCGATGCGGAAATCCACGGCATCGTCGATGTGGGCGAGCAATTCCGGCACGTTGCCTGCGGCGAAGGCGGCCAGCACGTGGTCGATGGGGTGGCGGGTGGTTGCGGTGGCGGTCATGGACGGGCTCCTGGGTGAAGAAAGAAGCCGCGACTGTAGAAAGCCGTTATCCATCCGTAAATTATTTTATTTATTGCGCCAAAGGATAAAAAAACGATGGATGGCGGGTCATTGCCGTGCCGTGCGCACGTTGCGCGGCAACTGCTGCGGATGGCTGGTGCGCAGCGGGTTGATGTCCAGCCCGCCGCGGCGCGTGTAGCGCGCGTACACCGTCAGCTTGAGCGGGCGGCAGCGCGCGGTGATGTCCATGAACATGCGCTCCACGCACTGTTCGTGGAATTCGTTGTGGTTGCGAAAGCTCACGATGTACCGCAGCAGGCCGGCCTGGTCGATCTGCGGGCCGCTGTAGCCGATCTGCACGCTGCCCCAGTCGGGCTGGCCGGTCACCAGGCAGTTGCTCTTGAGCAGGCGGCTGGTCAGCGTCTCGGTCACCGGGGCGGCGCCGAACGCGGCGGTGAGCAGCGCGGGCTCCGGCTGGTAGTGCGTGCACTCCACGTCCAGCCGGTCGAGGTCCAGGCCGCTGAGCTCGTGCACGGGTTCCTGGTCGAACTGCTCCGGCCCGGCCAGGCGCACGCCCACGGTGCCGGGGCTGGCCGCGCCGCGCCAGGCGGCTTCGCTCAGGTCGGCGCGCAGGCGCTCGCGCACGGCGTCACTGCTGGCGAAGCGCGTGCCGTTGAAGCTGTTGAGGTACAGCTTGAACGACTTGCTCTCGATGATGTTCGGCGTTTCGCACGGCACGGTGATGTGCGCCAGCGCCACCTGCGGCTTGCCGCGCGTGTTCAGCCACGACAGCTCGAATGCCGTCCACAGGTCGGCACCGAAGAACGGCTGCGGGCCGGTGATGCCGATCTCGGCGCGCTTTGGCGCGCGCGCGATGGGGAACAGCAGGGCGGGGTCGTACTGGTCGGCGTAGGCCGAGGCTTTGCCCAGGGGGGATTGCGCTGGATGGTTCATGGTGTGCTACTGAAGGTATAGCTGCTCGCGCTTTCTGGTAAAGCGCTGGAGCCGTTTTTTGCCTGAAATCTCAAGGCCTCAGAGGCGCAGCACGCTGCGGTAGAAAAAGATGCAGAGGCCGCCAAAATACAGCAGCCCCAGCCACATCGCGGGGGCAAACCCTTCGCCCACGAGGGCCAGGGGCGCGTCCTGGCCGCTGAAGCCGATCAAGGCCGCCAGCAGCAGGCCCATGAGGCTCTCTCCCACGATCAGGCCCGAGGCCAGCAGCAGGCCGCGTTCTTCCGCCGCGGCGGCCCAGTCCGCCCCCAGGCGTGCCCCGGCGCTGCGCAGGCCGCGCTGCAGGCTCCAGCCCAGCGCGGCGCCCACGGCCAGCGTCAGGCCGATGGTGGGCGGCAGGTAGATGCCCAGGCCCACCGCCAGCGGCGGCAGCGCCCCGCGCCCGGTACGGCGCAAGGCCACGTCGGCGACGATGACGCCAACGCCCAGCAGCACGCCCAGCCCCAGCATCGTCCACTCCAGCGCGCCGCTGAAGATGCCGCTGGCGATCTGCTGCATCAGCGTGGCCTGCGGGGCGGCCAGGGCCTGCGCCGGGTCCATGCCCGGGCGCGGCAGGGCGCCGGCAAAGCCGTAGGCGTGGTAGAGCAGGTCGAGCACGGGCGGAATCACCACGGCACCCACCAGGCAGCCGATGATGAGCACCACCTGCTGGCGCCAGGGCGTGGCGCCCACCAGGTAGCCGGTCTTGAGGTCCTGCAGGTTGTCGTTGGAGATGGCGGCCATGGCCAGGATCACCGACACCATGAACAGCACCAGCGCCACGCCCAACTGGCCCGAGACGCTGGCCGCGAACGCCGGCACCAGCGTGTGCAGCGCCAGCAGTGCCAGGCCCATGAGAATGGTGGCGATGATGCCGATGCCCGAGATGGGGCTGGCCGATGACCCCACCAGCCCGGCCATGTAGCCGCAGGCCGCTGCCACCAGAAAGCCGAACACCGCCGCGAACAGCACGCACAGGGCCGTGAGGGCGTAGCGCGTGGCGGGCGGCATGCCCGGCAGGTATTCGGCGATGAAGCCCTGGGTGACCAGGAACAGCACCGCCAGCGCGGCTGCGCCGATGGCCAGCATCCAGTGCCGGGGCATGTCCTGGTCGGTGGCGGGCGGTGCCGCGCCGTCGCCCTGGGGCCGGGCGCCCTGCTGGCGGATGGCCTGCAGGATGGGCCGGACCAGCGTGGCCACGGTCCACAGCGCCGAAATGCCGATGACCCCAGCGCCGAGAAAGCGCACCTTGCCCGCCCACAGCGCGGTGGCCAGCGCGGGCAGCGCCTGCCCGTGATCCGCGGGGGCCAGGGCGGTGAGCCACGGCACGGCCACGCCCCAGCACAGCACCAGCCCCAGCAGCACCGCCACGCCGGCCGCGGCGCCCATCAGGTAGCCGGCGGCCAGCAGCGCCGGAGAAAACCCGGCCGCCACCCGGAACACCACGCCACCCGCGGGAATCCACAGGTTCACCGCATCGCCGAGCAGGCGCAGGCCGCCGCTCAGGAAGCCGAACAGCGCGGCCAGCCCGGTGCCCCAGCCCAGCTGGCGCAGGCCCGCGCCATGCCCCTTGCCCTGGCCCTTGTGGCGCTGGGCCTCGCCCACGCGCAGCACTTCGGCGGCGGCCACGCCCTCGGGGTAGGGCAGGCCGGACTGGACCACCATCACGCGCCGCAGCGGCACGGTGTAGAGCACGCCCAGGGTGCCGCCGGCGGCGCAGACCAGCGCCGTCTGCCAGAACGGAAAGCCGTTCCACAGCCCGAGCATCAGCAAGGCCGGCAGCACGAAAATCACCGACGACAGCGTGCCGGCGGCCGAGGCCTGGGTCTGCACCAGGTTGTTTTCCAGGATGTTGGAGTCGCGCAGGCGGTACAGCAGCGCCATCGAAATCACGGCCGCGGGAATGGCCGAGGCGAAGGTCAGCCCGACCTTCAGGCCGAGGTAGACGTTGGCCGCCGTGAAGGCCAGCGTGATGAGTGCGCCAAGGAAGACACCGCGTACGGTGAACTCGCGCACGGCGGCGGGGTGTGGTGCCATGGGGGCTCGCTTTGCTGGGGGTTCAGTGGAACGCGCGCTCGCGCAGCCATTTGGTGGCGATCCACTTCTCGCCCGCCAGCACGGGCGCGCCGGCGTGCAGGGTCTGGGTGCCCGGATCGGGGCGCGCGTAGCTGAAGAACACCGCGTGGCCCGGGTGCGGCGTCACTTCCAGGCCCGCGTCGGGGAAGGTGGTGGCGCCGCCCTGGGCCGGGGCGTTCAGGTACAGCACCAGCGTGGCCACGCGCTGGCCGCCCCGGCGCACCAGCGTGGCGGTGCCGCGCTGGGCGGGGTCGAAGTAGTCGTAGTGCGGCTTGTACTCGGCGCCCGGGCCGTAGCGCAGCACCTGCAGGCCCTCGCCGTTTTCCACCGGCCAGTTCACCAGGCGGGCGATGCGCGCCTCGATGCGCTGGACCAGCGCCGTCTCGCCGCGCTGGAAGAACATGCCTTCGCTGGTGCGGTCCTCGTTGACTTCCTCCCCGCCGGTGGCTGTGGCCACGGTGAGCGAGCGCGCCATGCGCGGGCGCGCGGCGTCGATCAGCGCGGTGCACTCCTCGGGCGAGAGCAGGTTGCCCAGCAGCACCACGCGCGGGTGCGCCAGGGCCATGAGCACGTCGACCGTGCGGTCGCCCGCGTCGATGCGCGCCGGTGCGCCTTGCAGCGCGGGCTCGGGCAGGGCCGTGGCGGGCCCTGGCCCTGGTGGTGCGGTGCTGGCGTGCAGCGTCTCTTCGGCGGCCTGGCGGGCCACCTCGGCGTCCCAGCCGGCCTGGCACATGGCATCGACCAGGGCGGGCAGGTCCAGCCCCTCGGCGGCCCGCTCGATGATCCAGGCGCGCAGCGCCGGGGTGACGGGCTGGCGGGCGCTCATGGCTGCGCCGCGCGGCGGAACACCAGGCGCTCGGGGGCCGACGCGGCGGGGTGGAAGGCGTAGCCCTCCAGGTCGAAGCCTTCGAGCTGGCGCGGCGTGCTGGCGCGCTGCTGGATGGCCCAGCGCGCCATCAGGCCGCGCGCGCGCTTGGCGTAGAAGCTGATGATCTTGTACTGGCCGCCCTTGCAGTCCTCGAACACGCACTCGACCACGCGCGCGCCGAGCGCCTTGCGGTCCACGGCCTTGAAGTATTCCTGCGACGCCAGGTTCACCACCACCGGGTCGGCCTCGTCCGCCAGCTGGCGGTCCAGGTGCTCGGCGATGCGCCGGCCCCAGAACTGGTACAGGTTGGCGCCAGCGTCGGTGGCCAGGCGCGTGCCCATTTCCAGGCGGTAGGGCTGCATCAGGTCGAGCGGGCGCAACACGCCGTAGAGCCCGCTGAGGATGGCGAGGTGCCGCTGCGCCCAGTCCAGGTCCGGCAGCGAGAGCGTGGCGGCCTGCAGGCCCTCGTACACGTCGCCGTTGAAGGCCATGACGGCCTGGCGCGCGTTCTCCGGCGTGAAGCGGGGCGACCAGGCGCCGTAGCGCGCCACGTTGAGCGCCGCCAGCGCGTCGCTGATGGACATGAGCGAGGCGATGTCCTGGGGCGCGCGGGTGCGCAGCACCGCGATCAGGCGGGCGGCGTCCGGGATGAACTGGGGTAGGGTGTGCGGCAGCCCGGCAGGAAGCGGGCTGTCGTAGTCCAGCGATTTGGCGGGGGAGAGCAGAAACAGCATCGGGCTGGGACTCCTGAGTTTCTAGCCAAATAAGGCTCCAGGCCTTGCTGGCAAAGCGCTGGCAGCTATGGTTTTTGAATCTCGGCCCCGGGGACCCGGCCCGGGGCGCTGGTAGGTCAGTTTTCCATGGCCCATGGAACTGGCGCGGCCCATGCGCGGGCAGCCGAGCAAGGGCCGCCCCGCAGCGAGGGCTGCGTCCCCCTGCCCGCATGGCGCAGCCATGCGAGAGCGGGGGGAAGCGGCGCAGCCGCTCAGGGGGAGCTTCACTTCAACCGCGCTGTGCCTGCTCGAACGGCAGTTGCAGGTCGCGCAGGTCGCGGCGGGTTTCCACCAGGACCAGGGGGCCTTCGTCGAGCACCACGGCCGCGGGCCGTTCGCGCGGCACGTGGACCGGGCTGGGCTCGGCGGCAATCGCGGCCTGCACCGCGGCCACCTTGTCGGCGTCCGAGTTCACCCACTGCAGGCCGGATGCCGTGGCGATCTGCTCCAGCGCGCTGGTGGGCAGCGTGAAGGATTGCACCTTGGGCATGCTGCCCGCTGCGGAGGCGGTGGGGGCCGGGGCGGCTGCGGCTGCCTCGGGCGCTTGCGCTGCGGCCACGGAGGCTACGGCGGGCGCTGCCTCGGCTTCGGCTGCCGGCGCGGGGGCCTCCTCGGCCATTTGCGCGGCCGCCACCGGGGCTGCGGGGGCCGCCGTCACGGGGGCCACCGGGGCGGGCGCTTCGACCGGCTCGGCCGCTGCTTCGGGGGCAGCGGCCGTGGCGGCTGGCGCGGCGGTGAAGTAGCTGCGGCGCGGCGCTTCGTCGGCGCTGGCGTCTTCCGCCGGGGCCGGGGCGGGTGCCGCTTCCGCAGCGCCTTCCTCACGGGCGGGGCGTTCGCCTTGCTCGCCACGGTTGCGGCGGTCGCGGCCATAGCGGTCGCGCGAACGGCGCTCGCGGCGCTGTTCCTCGCTGGCCGGTGCGGCGGCTTCCGGCGCGGCCGTGTCGTTGCCCGTCAGGTCCAGGTCGGGCAGGGCGGACAGCGGCGCGGTGTCGGCAAAGTCGGCCACCGGCAGGGGCGTGGCCGTGCCCTCGGTGCGCGGGGCGCGCTCGCGGCGGCCGCCTTCGCTGCGTTCCGTGCGCTCGCCGCGCTCGGTGCGTTCACCACGGCGGCCGTTGCCGTCGCCGCGCTCGCGGCGCTCGCCATTGCGCGGCGCGCGCTCGCCACGGGCTTCCTGGGGCGCGCCTTCGCTGGCCGGGGCGGTGCCTTCGGCGTCCACCGCCGGGCGCGCGTCGGCATCACGGCGTGCGCGCTGGTCGCGCGGGGCATTGCCATTGCGTTCGCCTTGGCGCAGCTCGCCGTTGCGCTCGCCGCGGCGGCCGTTGCGGGCTTCCGGGCTGCCGCCCTGGGCCTCGCCGCGCGCTGCGCCGCGTTCGCCATTGCGGCGGTTGCGGCCGTCGCCACGGCCTTCACCACGCCCTTCGCGGCGGGCGCCGGCTGCGGCGTCCGTGGCAGGGGCCGCGGCGGGCGTGGCCACGGGCGCGGGCGCAGGGGCCGTGCCAAAGCCGAACAGGCTCTTGAGCCAGGCGAAGAAGCCTTGCTCCTGCTGGGCCGGCGCACGCGGCGCGGCCGCCGGGGCCGGGCTGGGGGCTGGCGCTGCGGCATCGGGGCGCTGGCCATTGCGCGGCGGGCGCTGGGCGCCTTCGGGGCGCGGCTCGGTCACGGGGGCCGGGGCATCGGGCAGCACGCCCTTGATGACCGGCGTCTGCTTGTTCGTCGGCTCCTGCGAGCGGCGCGTGACCTGGGTGCGCTCTTCCTGCTCGTCGGCGAGCTTGTAGCTGGCCTCGATGTGGTCCAGGCGCGGGTCGTCGTGCTTGAGGCGCTCCAGCTTGTAGTGCGGCGTCTCCATCGACTTGTTGGGCACCATGAGCACGGAAACGCGCTGCTTGAGCTCGATCTTGGCGATCTCGGTGCGCTTTTCGTTGAGCAGGAAGGAGGCGACCTCCACCGGCACCTGCACGTGCACGGCTGCGGTGTTGTCCTTCATCGACTCCTCTTGGATGATGCGCAGGATCTGCAGTGCCGAGGACTCGGTGTCGCGGATGTGGCCGGAGCCGCCGCAGCGCGGGCAGTTGATGTGCGCGCCTTCGGAGAGGGCGGGCTTGAGGCGCTGGCGGCTCATTTCCATCAGGCCGAACTTGCTGATGGTGCCGAACTGCACGCGCGCGCGGTCCTGGCGCAGCGCGTCGCGCAGGCGGTTCTCGACCTCGCGGCGGTTCTTGCTCTCCTCCATGTCGATGAAGTCGATCACGATCAGGCCGCCCAGGTCGCGCAGGCGCATCTGGCGCGCCACTTCGTCGGCGGCTTCGAGGTTGGTGCGCGTGGCGGTTTCCTCGATGTCGCCGCCCTTGATGGCGCGGGCCGAGTTCACGTCCACGCTGACCAGCGCCTCGGTGTGGTCGATCACGATGGCGCCGCCCGAGGGCAGGGTGACGGTGCGCGAGTAGGCCGACTCGATCTGGTGCTCGATCTGGAAGCGGCTGAACAGCGGCGCGTCGTCGCGGTAGCGCTTCACGCGGGCCGCGTGCTCGGGCATCACGTGCGACATGAACTGCTGTGCCTGTTCGTAGATGTCGTCCGTGTCGATCAGGATGTCGCCGATGTCGCTGTTGAAGTAGTCGCGGATGGCGCGGATCACCAGGCTCGACTCCTGGTAGATCAGGAACGCGCCCTTGCCCGCCTTGGCGGCGCCGTCGATGGCGGTCCAGAGCTTGAGCAGGTAGTTCAGGTCCCACTGCAGCTCGGGCGCGGTGCGGCCGATGCCTGCGGTGCGCGCGATGATGCTCATGCCCTTGGGGTATTCGAGCTGGTCCATCGCCTCTTTCAGCTCGGCGCGGTCCTCGCCCTCGATGCGGCGCGAGACGCCGCCGCCGCGCGGGTTGTTGGGCATCAGCACCACGTAGCGGCCGGCCAGGGAGATGAACGTCGTCAGGGCCGCGCCCTTGTTGCCGCGCTCTTCCTTCTCGACCTGCACCAGCAGTTCCTGGCCCTCGCGGATCACCTCGTTGATGCGCGCCTGGCTGGGCGAGACGCCCTCGGCGAAGTACTGCTTGGAGATTTCCTTGAACGGCAGGAAACCGTGGCGGTCCTCGCCGTAATCGACGAAGCAGGCTTCGAGCGACGGCTCGACGCGCGTGACCACGGCCTTGTAGATGTTGCCCTTGCGCTGTTCGCGCCCTTCGATCTCGATCTCGTAGTCCAGCAGCTTCTGGCCGTCCACGATGGCCAGGCGCCGTTCCTCGGGCTGCGTGGCGTTGATGAGCATCCGCTTCATGATGCGATTCCTTTGTTCGTTTTGAG belongs to Acidovorax sp. YS12 and includes:
- a CDS encoding PAS domain-containing protein; translated protein: MRMNVPVTQCNYDYPGGELLVSSTNTRGEITHCNPAFVRVSGYDYGELIGQPHNIIRHPDMPALAFKDLWATVGRGKPWTGLVKNRRKNGDHYWVRANVTPIMEGGKPVGYLSVRTKPAAQEAAAAEALYARMRAEAAQGRTTLALRGGELVVGGVRGWLKRVRRLGVTVRMALTLAALSSTVLLADVLALQGAQALLWRVAALAGVGAGMVAYCHFQFSAALREAERFASDIAGCNLATTARTDFPSTLGTVLRRLVQIQVNLRAVVGDVRAEVQGFSGVAGQIAQGSTELAQRTGAQAGNLLQTTQAMRQLSDTVADTVRATEAMEAESARSMAVARRGSAAIAEVGASMEHIRQSSARMGEIISTIENIAFQTNMLALNAAVEAARAGEQGRGFAVVAGEVRALAQRSAMAAKEISGLIGQSVEGIAEGNQRMVQAGGTIEDMVRLAEQVSGQMHTITDATRGQSEGITQVNQAMLQLDQVTQRNAAQVEESTAAAQMLRAGAQSLERSVAVFRL
- a CDS encoding PAS domain-containing protein, encoding MRTNLPVTQQEYDYPGEELLMSTTDTKGVITHCNAAFMRVSGFEFDELIGQPHNIVRHPDMPPEAYKDLWATIGHGRSWTGIVKNRRKNGDHYWVRASVTPLVENGKPKGYMSVRAKPTRAEVAAAEQLYERLRREREAGRPTIRLHAGRVRPMGWRDWLGRWQRASITQRMAGLLGLLVLAGLAPGAMGWTGPAVLAGQALALVLLAAFIVWRVDSSITKSLTDANLLARDIAGCNLVTVVSGGRGRHPMVLLTERLQQIQINLRAVVGDARGEISGFGEISGEMHRSAQHLAERTESQAASLEETAASMEELSATVRQSGDTAQQIAKESERSAQLAREGGQAVATVTQVMQSIEDSSRQMGQIISTIEGIAFQTNILALNAAVEAARAGEQGKGFAVVAGEVRALAQRSAQAAGEIRALIGTSNTHVAHGAGQVQAAGKTIAQVVDSAAYVNQLMEQIGTAAREQTMGIAQVNTAVVELNHVTQQNAALVQESADAANHMNANAGVLGRTLAVFRLPGDRS
- a CDS encoding LysR family transcriptional regulator, with the translated sequence MLFDLRALGYFVAAYEEGGVTAAARRCHVAQPSISMAIKGLEDVLGTLLFERSRAGLAPTPAGERLYPRACSLLAQAGAMVRDFREAPREVLGIHLPDDVLLRSAAPLLSWLDAHWPAAQIRLTATPGEARLRLVADHCKPEGDLFESVAREPYVMLVPERHPLRFKARFALADLQGLPLIERPYCPLHERFARLLAEQGITFEVRASAAREEALLQMVELGLGLAVVPQSHAAHAPRCIARPLDAALPFARHLGLACAPDDAALAPMLPRMAAALRGQGPVAADAACRQA
- the queF gene encoding NADPH-dependent 7-cyano-7-deazaguanine reductase QueF, which gives rise to MNHPAQSPLGKASAYADQYDPALLFPIARAPKRAEIGITGPQPFFGADLWTAFELSWLNTRGKPQVALAHITVPCETPNIIESKSFKLYLNSFNGTRFASSDAVRERLRADLSEAAWRGAASPGTVGVRLAGPEQFDQEPVHELSGLDLDRLDVECTHYQPEPALLTAAFGAAPVTETLTSRLLKSNCLVTGQPDWGSVQIGYSGPQIDQAGLLRYIVSFRNHNEFHEQCVERMFMDITARCRPLKLTVYARYTRRGGLDINPLRTSHPQQLPRNVRTARQ
- a CDS encoding oligopeptide transporter, OPT family, which translates into the protein MAPHPAAVREFTVRGVFLGALITLAFTAANVYLGLKVGLTFASAIPAAVISMALLYRLRDSNILENNLVQTQASAAGTLSSVIFVLPALLMLGLWNGFPFWQTALVCAAGGTLGVLYTVPLRRVMVVQSGLPYPEGVAAAEVLRVGEAQRHKGQGKGHGAGLRQLGWGTGLAALFGFLSGGLRLLGDAVNLWIPAGGVVFRVAAGFSPALLAAGYLMGAAAGVAVLLGLVLCWGVAVPWLTALAPADHGQALPALATALWAGKVRFLGAGVIGISALWTVATLVRPILQAIRQQGARPQGDGAAPPATDQDMPRHWMLAIGAAALAVLFLVTQGFIAEYLPGMPPATRYALTALCVLFAAVFGFLVAAACGYMAGLVGSSASPISGIGIIATILMGLALLALHTLVPAFAASVSGQLGVALVLFMVSVILAMAAISNDNLQDLKTGYLVGATPWRQQVVLIIGCLVGAVVIPPVLDLLYHAYGFAGALPRPGMDPAQALAAPQATLMQQIASGIFSGALEWTMLGLGVLLGVGVIVADVALRRTGRGALPPLAVGLGIYLPPTIGLTLAVGAALGWSLQRGLRSAGARLGADWAAAAEERGLLLASGLIVGESLMGLLLAALIGFSGQDAPLALVGEGFAPAMWLGLLYFGGLCIFFYRSVLRL
- a CDS encoding 2OG-Fe(II) oxygenase; translated protein: MSARQPVTPALRAWIIERAAEGLDLPALVDAMCQAGWDAEVARQAAEETLHASTAPPGPGPATALPEPALQGAPARIDAGDRTVDVLMALAHPRVVLLGNLLSPEECTALIDAARPRMARSLTVATATGGEEVNEDRTSEGMFFQRGETALVQRIEARIARLVNWPVENGEGLQVLRYGPGAEYKPHYDYFDPAQRGTATLVRRGGQRVATLVLYLNAPAQGGATTFPDAGLEVTPHPGHAVFFSYARPDPGTQTLHAGAPVLAGEKWIATKWLRERAFH